In the genome of Natronorubrum daqingense, the window CGGTCGCTCGTACTCGTAGCCTTGTTCGCCGTGGAGGACGTACTCCGGTCGAAAGCCGAGGTCGAAGCCGTACATCTCGAGGTCGTCGGGTCGATAGCGCGGGAATCGACTAACTCGAGCGTACGTCAGGGGCGCGGGCAGGCGGTCGAATCCGCGTTCGGCGGCGACGTCGGCGTCGCGAAAGACGGGATTTGGATCGGTGATCGAGCGGGCGAACTCCTCGACTTTCCCCGGTTCGATTCGGAAGTCCTCGACGGTGACTCGCGAGTCGCCGACCATCGCCTCGAGGTCGGCCATCGACTTACTCGGCACGAGCGACACCCCCGAGGATCGTCCGGCGGGATGGTTTGGGATACTGACTCGGCGATCGACGCGCGGTCTCGCTGTGAATGGTCACCATTTCCCCTACCGTTTTTCGACGAATCTCATAAGCGTATTCCTCGCGGTCAACGAAGCGAGGCGGGACCGAATCCGGAGACGCGACCGGTCACATGATTTATTACACCGATTGTCGAAGTTGCGTGCTGTATCATGATAGCAAATGCCACGTTGTGGCCAACAGTGAGTCGACTGTTCGCGGGGCGGTATCGATGACGACCAGCCAGTTCAGCCTCGAGGGCGAGACGGTCGTCGTCACGGGCTCCTCGAGCGGGCTCGGGAAGGCGATGGTCGAACGCTTCGCCGAGGACGGCGCGAACGTCGTCGTCACCTCTCGAGAACTGGACAACGTCGAACCGGTCGCGAGCGCGATCAACGAGGGCGACGCCGATGGGCGCGCGCTCGCACTCGAGTGCGACGTGCGAAATCGCGGGTCGGTCGACGAACTGGTCGATCAGACCGTGAGCGAGTTCGGGTCGCTCGACGTGTTTATCAACAATGCGGGCGCGAGCTTTCAGGCACCAGTCGCCGAGATCAGCGAGAACGGCTGGAAGACCATCGTCGACATCAACCTCCACGGGACGTTCCACGGCTGTCAGGCCGCGGGCGAGTACATGCGGGACAACGGCGGCGGCAAGATCATCAACATCGCGAGCGTCGCCGGCCAGCGAGGCTCGAGACAGATGAGTCCCTACGGCGCGGCGAAAGCTGCTGTGATCAACTTCACGAGTTCGCTCGCGGCCGACTGGGCCGAAGACGACATCTGGGTCAACTGCATCGCGCCCGGATTGGTCGCCACCGAGGGCGTCAAGTCCCAGATGGGCGTCGATGACGACGCGGACGCGATCGATCGCTCGAGAGCGGATCGAACGATCGGGAGGCCCGAAGAGGTCGCGGATCTCGCGCAGTTCCTGGCCAGTCCGGCTTCCTCCTACATCGTCGGCGAGACGATGACGATCAAGGGAACGCCGCGCCTCGAGTGAGGCGGTCGGCGTCTCTGACCAGCGTCGTCGGTATCCACCGACCAGCGAGAGTTCCGGTTCGTGTTACCAAGATCCATACACTTTTCAGTGATATCGACAAACCACTTGACAAATGAACGACCTCGAGTTGGTTCCAGCAGCGTCGCTGTTCGAACCACCCTACGACGGAAACATTGCAAAACTCCTGGACAGAGCGGTCGCCGAACAGCCCGAACAGATCGCGATCGAACACGCCGGAGAGACGGTAACCTATCGGGAATTTTCGCGCCTCGTCGAAACCTACACCCGCGGATTGCGCGGGCTCGGTATCGAGCCCGACGATCGGCTCTGTCTCTACATGCCAAACGGAATCGCGTTCAGCGCCGTCGTCTGGGCGTGCGTTCGGGGCGGGATCGTCGCGAGTCCACTCAACCCGGCCTACCGTCGCCGCGAAATCGAGTACCAGGTCGACCACGCCGACGCGAAGGCCGTCGTCGTGGCCGGCGAGGCGAGCGAGCACGTCGTCGACGCCCTCGGCGGCCTCGAGGCGGAAATTGTGAGTACGAGCGCCGACGCCGACCACACGTCACTCCCGTCGGTTGCGGAGGGAGGTGACGACGGCAACGGCAACCTCGTCGAACGCTCGGACGACGACGTCCTCCTCCAGCCCTACACCTCGGGGACGACCGGCGATCCGAAAGGCGTCCTTCTCACCCATCGAAACTTCCGGGTCCAGATCGCGACCAGCGTCTCGAATTACAGCGCGAGTCCGATTCAGGGCGATTCGCTCATCATCCTCCCGATGTACCACATCACCGGCCTCTTGCAGATGCTCTCCTCGCTGTGTTCGGGGCGGACGCTTCACTTACTTCGACCCGATCAGTGGGACCCAGAACGCGTCCTCGAGTTGATCGACGAACACGACATTCCGGCGTTCATCGGCGTCGCGACCATGTTCAGCGACTTGCTCGAGGCCTACGATCCGGAGAAACACGGCCTCGAGGCGCTCCAGCGGGCGGGACAGGGTGGCGACAAACTGCCGAAGCCGGTTCAAGAAGCGTTCGAGGAGCGAATCGGCGTTACGCTCTCGGAGGGGTACGGACTCACGGAGACGACGGCGACGACGCACACCATTCGCTGGTCGACGCTCGGCAACCGACCGGGGAGCGTCGGCCAGCCCGCCGGACACACGCGCTCGAAAATCGTCGACGAGAACGACGAACCGGTCGGGACCGGCGAGGAAGGCGAGTTGCTCATCGACGGTCCACAGGTTATGGCGGGCTACTACAAGAATCCCGAGGCGAACGAGGCCGTCTTCACCGACGACGGCTACTTCCGGTCCGGCGACATCGCGTCTCGAGACGACGATAACTACTACTACATCAAGGGGCGCGAGAAGGAGATGATTCTCACGGCGGGATACAACGTCTACCCCCGCGAAATCGAAGACACGCTCTACGATCATCCGGGCGTGCTCGAGGCCGCCGTCTTCGGCGTCCCCGACGAGCGACGGGGCGAGACCGTCGCCGCAGCCGTGGTGCCCACGAACGGGGCGTCGATCACCGACGAGGAAATCGAGGAGTACGTCCTCGGCGAACTCGCACCGTACAAGCACCCTCGGTACGTCGAAGTCCGTGATGAACTGCCCAAAACCGGGAGCGGGAAAGTACAGAAGACGGTCCTGCGCGAGGAGTTCGGTCGAGAGTATGTCGATGAGTGAGAGTCGCACACAAGCGCGGGACGTGGTGAACGGAGGCCCCGCGCTTCGATGAGTGACCGAGGGAAAGGGACGGAGTCCGCAGGTGGCGAAGCGCCAGATTCGGAGTCGGCGTCCGAGTCGGAGACGTACTCGAATCGCGAAATCCGAACGATCGCCCTCGCGGTCATCGGCGGCGTGTTCTTCGGCGGCGTCGCGACGGGTGTCGCCTATCCGACGCTCCCGTTGTTAGACGAGCACCTCCTCATCAGCGCCGTCATGTTGAGCATCATCCTCTCGGCGAATCGAATTGCGCGGCTATTCATGAATACGCCGGCGGGGTCGATCATCGACCGCTACGGGACGCGAAAGCCGATGATTTTCGGCCTCTACACGCAGGCACTGGCTCCGTTTGGTTACATCGCCGGCTTGTACACCCCGGCGTACGTATTGGGCACGCTTCCGATCATCGGCGAGGTGTCCGCACCCGGTATCGTCTTCGTGTTGGCCCGCCTCTTCTGGGGCGTCGGTAGCGCGTTCGTCTTCATCGGCGCGTTCGCAACCATCACGTACGTCACGACGACGCAGAACCGCGGCCAGTGGGTCGGCTACATGCGCGGATTCGACTCGCTTGGCTTTCCGGCCGGACTCATCGTCGGCGGCGTGCTAACGGACCTCGCGGGGATGGAAATCGCGTTCCTCGTCGGCGGAATCCTCGCGCTCATCGCCGGAACGATCGCGACGCTCGTCCTACCGGACGTTCACGCCGGGACCGACAGAGACTCGGCGAGAATCCGCGACATTCCGGGTATTCTCCGCGAGCGGCCAGCCGTTCTCGCGATCGGCTACGGTAACTTCACGATTCAGTTGCTCTGGGGCGGCATCGTCCTCGTCACGCTCGCGCGCTACGCCGAAGTCCACGGAATGCAGATCTCCGCACTCGAGGCCGCGGGCATCAGCGGCGTCGTCATGGCACTCGGCGTGGTCACGTCCGGCGTGACGACGTTGTTTACGGGCTGGGTCTCCGATCGAATGCGAGATCGATCGCTCCTGACGGTCCCCGCGTTCGTCGCCATGGCCGTCGGGTTCCTCGTCATCGCGTACTACCCCGTCCTCGAGTTGCTCCTCGTTGCCATCGTCCTGATCGGGTTTGGCATCGGAATGTCGGCACCCGCGTTACTCGCGATTCTGGGCGATCTGACGCCGGGGGACGAACTCGGACGGATGGGCGGCGTCTACAACGTAATGGGCGATATCGGGTTGAGTCTCGGGCCGCTCGTCGCGATTCCCGCCGTCGAAAGCTGGTTCGGCTACCAGTGGACGTACGTGCTCTGTGCACTGTTGGTCGTCAGTTGTCTCACCGTCGTCTCGATTCCGCTCCTTCGAGACCCGGCAGTCTCGACGACGACCGTGAACGCGGACTGAACATCGATCTCGAGCACCCGTCTGTTTTGGAGAAAGTCGCAAGCAAGCGGAGTGTTCACAAGAACTAAGTTCTCTCCTGTGAAGCGTGATACCATGTCCCGAGACACAGCCGCCGTCGTCGGCGGCGGAATCATGGGCGCAGGCATCGCACAGGTACTCGCACGAAACGGCTACGACGTTCGCGTCCGCGAGATCAACGAGGAACTGGCCGAGGAGGCCAGAGAGCGCGTCATTTCGGGAAACTACGGTCTCGACGACGCCGTTTCCGGCGGCTATCTCTCCGAGGAGGAAAAGGCAGAGACGCTCGAGCGAATCACGTTCACGACGGATCTCGCGGCAGCGACGGACGGCACCGACTTCGTCATCGAAGCCGTGACCGAGAACCTCGCGATCAAGGGTCAGGTCTTCCGTGATCTCGACGAGGTCACCGACGATCAGCCGCTGTACTCGAACACGAGCGGTTTCTCCGTGACCGCGATCGCGAACGCCGTCTCCGATCCCTCGCGCGTGGCCGTGACGCACTTTTTCAACCCGGTTCCGGTCATGGACATGGTCGAAATCGTACGCGCGCCCGAGACCGACGACGCGGTCGTCGAACGCGCGGAGGAACTGATCGACGAACTCGACAAGACGCGAGTGACTATCGACGACGCGCCCGGCACCTACGGCTTCATCGCGAACCGCTGTCACGCGGCGATGCGCGAGGAGGCTCAACAGATCGTCGACGAGGGAATCGCGACCGAAGACCAGGTCGACAAAGCACTCGAGGACGGCTACAACCTCCCCGTCGGCCCGTTCTCGCTGCGCGGGATCGGCGAGGAGTGGGACTGACCGAACACAAAAACTGCGAACCCGCGAACCCGCAAAATCGAGAAACCGAGAACCAACGAGACAGCGCGTTCTTACTTCCCTTCGAACTCGGCGTCGCGCTTTTCGGCGAACGCCGCGGCGCCTTCTGCGTGGTCTTCGGTCGTCAACAGCTCCGCGAAGACCTGACTGTCGTAGCGCAGGCCTTCGTTCAGGCCGGAGTGGACGGCCATGTGGGCGGACTTTTTGACGGCCTGCACGGCGAGGGGTGCCTGTCCGGCGAGTTCGGTGACGAACTCGTCGACGTCCTCGTCGAAGGAATCCGCGTCGTAGACGTGGTTGATGATTCCTTCGTCGGCGGCGCGTTCGGCCGAGATGTGGTTGCCGCGCATGGCCAGTTCCTTCGCGACCGCGGGGCCCGCCAGTTTCGTCACGTACTGGACGCCGCCCGCACCGGGGATGATCCCCAGGTCGACTTCCGGGAAGCCGAACGTACTCCCCTCGGCCGCCAGCCGGAAGTCACACGCGAGGGCCGTCTCGAGGCCGCCGCCGAGACAGTAGCCGTCGATCTTCGCGATGACGGGCGTCGGGAAGTCCCGGATGAAGTCGTAGTGCGTGCGCCCCGAGGAGCCGCCGGCCGACTCGTCCGAGAAACCGCCGATGTCCGCCCCGGCACAGAAGGCTTTCTCACCGGCCCCCTCGAGTACGACGGCTCGCAGGGCGACGCCGTCGGCGTCTTCGTTTGCGGTCTCGAGTTGCTGGAGTCCAGCGATGATGTCGTCTCGGAGCTGTCCGTTGAGGGCGTTGAGCGCGTCCGGACGGTTCATCGTGAGCGTGCCGATGCCAGTTTCGCTGTCGTACTCCACCAGGACTGTGTCGAGGTCGTCCATGGCTGACAGTCAGTATCGATCACCAAATAAGTACACGAATCGGGTATGCGAATCGCGTCTCTTCCCCGAATGTACTCGTTCGAGCCGACAGTTCGCGTAAGCCTTGCCGGTGAACAAACCATCACCCACACCGACCCCGAATGCGAGTACGTGTCATGGACGAATCGACCGGACGCGGACAGCGATCGGTCACGAGTTCATCGCTTGGAGTGCAGCGTCGAGTGGCCGCCCGGTCACGTCGCAGCGTATCTCCTCACCGGAGCCGAACCGATCCTCGTCGACGCCGGCATGGCGGGCGAGCAGGGTCGCGACGAGTTATTCGAAGGACTTCGATCCCACGGCGTCGATCCCGACGCTATCGATCACCTCCTGCTTACGCACCCACATACGGATCACGCCGGCCAGGTCCAGACCCTTCGCGAGCTTGGAACCCCGACGGTCCACGCGCCCGGACAGACCCGAGACCGGTTCGAACGCGACCTCGAGACCGTCGAGGCGGCGACCAGACGGAACCTCCGCGAAGCGGGAGTCGACGAACGGTACATCGAGAGTTCCCTCGAGCGACTGCTCGACGCCCATCGGTCTCACCGCGACTGTTTGCCACTCGAGGCGGTAGACAACTGGATCGAGGACGAAGCACCCGTAACGATCGGAGACAGAACGTTCGAGCCAATTTACACGCCCGGTCATCACGCGCCACACTACTGCTACGCAACGACGCTCGGCGAGGAACGCGTCGTCTTTGCGGGCGACATGGCCATCGAACCGTTCCGGGCGATCGCCCTCCACGTCAACTTCGACGACGGCGTTCGCGACGGGATTTCGGCCTACCTCGAGGCCCTCGAACGACTGGAGGGTCACTCGTTCGATCGCGTCTACCCCGGACACGGGCCGGTCCACGACCGATTCGACGCCGTCGTCGATCGTTCGATTTCCGACCTCGAGACCCAACTCGAAGACTGCCTCGAGGTCCTCGAACAGGCTGGCGACGCGCTCACCGCAACCGGGGTTGCACTCGAGCGGACGGATTCCGTCCGCGAACGAGCCCGGAAGATGCCCGAAATCGTCGGTTCGCTGGCCACACTCGAGCGCGAGGGCCGCGTTCGCTCGCGCCTCGAGGAGGGGGTTCGATACTACGAACGTGAATACGAACACGACGAATACGAAGACGAACACGTGTAACGCGAACAGAATTGCTATCAGTGTGGTCGTGTAATGGTGTGTCATGCACGACGCAGTTATCGTCGACGCAGTTCGAACGCCATTCGGAAAACGCGACGGCTCGTTTCGGGACACCCACCCGCAGGATCTAGCCGCCAAGCCACTCGAGGCCCTCGAGGAACGCAACGACTTCGAGCCAGAGACGATCGAAGACGTGATCTACGGCTGTGTCTCGCCGATCGACGAGCAGGGACTCAATATCGGCCGTCTCGCGCCGATGGTCGCCGGCTGGGGCGATATCGTTCCGGGTGTGCAACTCAATCGAATGTGTGGTTCGGGCCAGCAGGCGCTCAACTTCGCCGCGGCGAACGTCATGGCCGGCCAACACGACGTATTGATCGCCGGCGGCGTCGAGCACATGACCCGTGTCCCGATGGGGTCGGACGGCGGCGACGGGGCCGGCGTCACGGACACCTACTTCGAGCACTTCGACGAACTCACGCACCAGGGAGAGGGAGCCGAACGCATCGCCGAGAACTACGGCTTTTCGCGCGAGGAACTCGACGAGATCGCCGTCGACTCCCAGCGCCGCTGGGGCGAGGCGTGGGAGGAAGGGCGCTACGACGAGCAGGTCGTGCCCGTGGAAACGGAAGTTGACGGCGAGCCCGTCACCGTCGAACAGGACGAACATCCGCGTCCGGAAACCGACCTCGAGACGCTCTCGAACCTCCCGCTTTCCTTTCGCGAGGAGGGCAACGGTAGACACCACCCCGGCAACTCCTCGGGAATCGTCGACGGCTCCTCGGCGCTGCTCGTCGCCAGCGAGGAGACGGCCCGCGAGCATGGCTGGGAACCCATGGCTCGAATCGTCCAGACGGAAGTCGTCGGCGTCGACCCCGTGACGATGCTTACGGGTCCGATTCCGGCGACCGAGCAGGTCCTCGAGCAAGCCGACCTGGATATTTCGGACATCGACCTCTTCGAGGTCAACGAGGCCTTCGCCGCCGTCGTCGCCGCCTGGCTCGAGGAGACGGGCGCGTCCTGGGAGCAGGTCAACGTCAACGGCGGGGCCATCGCTCACGGCCACCCACTCGGGGCGACCGGCGCGATGCTCACCACGAAACTCGCCCACGAACTCGAGCGCACGGGACAAGACCGAGCGCTTTCGACCATGTGTATCGGCTTCGGGCAGGGAATCGCGACGATTCTCGAGCGAGTTTGAGCCGTCTTCGGGCGGGTCGCAGATCGCGACGGGGAAGGCCCGTTTTCTGACGGGAAACGCGCGCTCGTCGGGACGGGCTCCCTCGAGACGCCGCTTACGACTGTGTATGCTCTGAAACATCGCTTACGACTGTGTACAGTGGCAACGAGGAATTCCCACATCCTCCCCAGCCGATTCGCTCTCTCGCGTCGCTCGCTCGCTCATCCCTCGCACAGGTCGATCCGCGCTTCGCCGGTGGCTCACCGCGGATCAGCGCGCGCCACCACAGATTGTTCGGTCAGTCGAATGTCGGTCAAATCTCAGTTGGTCGAATGCGGTCGGTCAAATGTCGGTCGAACCTCAGTTGGTCGAATGTTGGTCAGTCGAATGTCGGTCGGTCGAATCGACAGACCGTTGCTCGACTCTCGAAGTCGGACGCCGACGACAAAAAACCGTCTTTCAGAGACCGCGTACGTTACTCGTCGAGGGCGTCGATTCGAAGGTCCTCGTCGAACTGGAGGGCGTTCTCCACTTCCGTTTCGTCGATGTCCTCGAAGGCCCAACGGGCGATCGAGCGGCGGTGAACTTCGTCGGCACCGTCGACGATTCGGAACGCGCGAACGTTCTCGTAGAAGTGTGCGATCGGGAGGTCCTTCCCGATACCGTTGCCACCACAACACTGGAGTGCGAGGTCGATGGTCTCGTTCGTGACGTTCGCGGTGAACATCTTCGCCATCGCGACCTCGATCCGAGCGTCGCTTCGGTCGAGTTCGCGGGCGGCGTGACGGACCATACAGCGAGCGGCGTGAAGTCGGGTTTCGGCGTCCGCGATTCGGTGGCGAAGCGCCTGCTTTTCCTCGAGTGTCGTGCCGAAGGCTTCGCGCTCTGCGAGGTACGCCTTCGCGACGTCGAGCGAGCGTTCGGCCATGCCGGAGTAGCGCATACAGTGGGTGAGTCGGCCGCCACCGAGTCGCATCTGTGCAATTTGGAAGCCCTCGTTCTCCTCGCCGAGGGTGTTTTCGACGGGAACGCGCACGTTGTCGAACTTCACTTCGGCGTGGCCACCTTTGCGCTCGGTGATGCCGTGACCGCCGAGGTGGGGCACGTTGCGGACGACTTCGACGCCGTCAGCCTCGGACGGCACGAGGATGATCGAGGTCCCCGAGTAGGGGTGTGCATCGAGGTCGGTGCGGACCATCGCCAGGTAGTAGTCCGCGTTGAGACCGTCGGACGTCCACCACTTGTGGCCGTTGATGACCCACTCGTCGCCGTCTTTGACGGCCGTGCTCTGGAGCATCTTCGGGTCCGAGCCACCACCCTGTTTCGGCTCGGTCATCGCGAACGCCGTCTGAATCTCTCCCTGGACGAGCGGTCGCAGGTACTCTTCTTTCTGTGCTTCCGTGCCGACCATCTCGAAGGTGTGCATGTTCCCTTCCTGTGGAGCGTTTGCACGGATGGCGAGCGCGCCGATGAGCGAGCGCCCGACCTGCTCGAACGACGGCAGCATATCCTGGAAGTCGAGACCCTGCCCGCCGTACTCTTCGGACACTTGGGGGGCGAACAGGTTCCGTTCTTTCGCCTGATCCCAGAAATCGTGAATCTCGTCCATCGTAATTTGCTCTCCCGTGGCGAGCGCTTCTCGCTCGCGAGGGAGGACGACTTCCTCCATGAAGTCCTCTACCCGCCCTGCAACCTCTTTCGCCTTCTCGGAGTCGTGGTACTCCATACCGGGATATGCACATACAACATTGTAAATGTACAACAAAGCGGTCAGATACAACGTTGTGAAATGAAGTCGCGATACTCGTCTAGTTCTGTTCCGTCGGGCGGTCCCGCGTACACAGCCACTGATTGTGAGAGAGGGGATATTGGCCGGGATACGTTTTAGTACCAGAGTGTGTTATATGAGAACATGGATCTCGACGATGTCCGCGAGACCGCGAGAGCGGGGAATGCAGCACGATTGCACGACGAAACGGCCCGTCTCCACGGCGATGCGACGGCCATCGAATACCACGGAACGACGCTGACTCACGACGAACTCCGCGAGGAAAGCGCCCGTTTTGCCGGCGGGTTGGCAGCACTCGGCGTCGACCCCGGCGACGTACTGCTCCAGTATTTGCCGAACTGCCCGGCGTACCTCATCGGTGCTCTGGGGGCGTTTAAAGCCGGGGTCGCGGTCTCCCCGGTCAATCCACAGTACCGCCGTCGGGAACTCACCTACCAACTCGAGGATACTGACGCTTCGGCCGTCCTGACTCACGCGGCGTTGCTCCCGTATCTGCAGGAGGCACTCGAGGGAATCGACTGGGATCCGGTGGTTATCGGCGTCGGCAGCACCGAGGAGGGCGTTCATATGTTTTCAGACGTTCGAGAGGAGGAGCTGTTCGTCGAACGCTCGGACGACGACCTAGCCCTGCTTCCGTACACGTCGGGAACGACGGGGAAGCCGAAAGGCGTCCGACTCACCCATCGGAACTTCCGCGCGCAGATGTTCTCGGTGCTCTCCCAGACGGGCGAACTCGAGGACGAGGACGTTCGGAGTCTCGTCTGGTTGCCGTTGTATCACATCACGGGATTTACGCACACGGCGTGGCAGCCGCTGTTACGCGGCGGCAGCGTCTTCCTCCGGAGTGCAGCCAATTGGGACGGCGACGCGGCCATGGAACTGATCGAAGAGGAAGGGATCACCCACTACGTCGGCGTCACCGCGATGTACGTCGACATGGTCAACAGCGAGAACTTCGGCGAGTACGACCTGACGAGCCTCGAATCGGCAGGCGAGGGCGGCGCGAAGATGTCCGTCGCGATCCAAGAGGAGTTCGAAGCCGTCGCCGGCGTCGAAATGGGTGAAGGCTACGGCCTCACCGAAACCCACGGGGCGACCCACTCGCAGGCGAGTTCCACGTTCGGCCTTCGCCACGGAACGATCGGGCAACCGACGCGCCAGACCGACTGCAAGATCGTCGACAGCGCCGGTGAGGAGGTCCCACCCGGTGAGGAAGGAGAACTCATCGTCCGCGGCCCGCAGGTGATGGACAGCTATCACAACCTGCCCGACGCAACCGACGCGGCGTTTACCGAAAACGGCTACTTCCGGACCGGCGATATCGCCCGCAGAGACGCGAAAAACTACTACGAGATCGTCGACCGGAAGAAACACATGATCAACTCCGCGGGCTACAACATCTACCCCAGCGAACTCGAGGAGTTGCTGTCGGAACACGAGGCCATCGCCGAGGGGGCCGTCGTCGGGATTCCCGACGAGCGACGCAACGAGGTGCCGAAGGCGTTCGTCGTGCTCGCACCCGACGTCGAAGCAGGCGTCGACGTCACCGAAGAGGCGATCAAAGACTACTTCCTCGAGCGAGTCGCCGCGTACAAACACCCGCGAGCGGTCGAGTTCATCGACGAACTTCCCCGA includes:
- a CDS encoding MFS transporter; this encodes MSDRGKGTESAGGEAPDSESASESETYSNREIRTIALAVIGGVFFGGVATGVAYPTLPLLDEHLLISAVMLSIILSANRIARLFMNTPAGSIIDRYGTRKPMIFGLYTQALAPFGYIAGLYTPAYVLGTLPIIGEVSAPGIVFVLARLFWGVGSAFVFIGAFATITYVTTTQNRGQWVGYMRGFDSLGFPAGLIVGGVLTDLAGMEIAFLVGGILALIAGTIATLVLPDVHAGTDRDSARIRDIPGILRERPAVLAIGYGNFTIQLLWGGIVLVTLARYAEVHGMQISALEAAGISGVVMALGVVTSGVTTLFTGWVSDRMRDRSLLTVPAFVAMAVGFLVIAYYPVLELLLVAIVLIGFGIGMSAPALLAILGDLTPGDELGRMGGVYNVMGDIGLSLGPLVAIPAVESWFGYQWTYVLCALLVVSCLTVVSIPLLRDPAVSTTTVNAD
- a CDS encoding thiolase family protein; the encoded protein is MHDAVIVDAVRTPFGKRDGSFRDTHPQDLAAKPLEALEERNDFEPETIEDVIYGCVSPIDEQGLNIGRLAPMVAGWGDIVPGVQLNRMCGSGQQALNFAAANVMAGQHDVLIAGGVEHMTRVPMGSDGGDGAGVTDTYFEHFDELTHQGEGAERIAENYGFSREELDEIAVDSQRRWGEAWEEGRYDEQVVPVETEVDGEPVTVEQDEHPRPETDLETLSNLPLSFREEGNGRHHPGNSSGIVDGSSALLVASEETAREHGWEPMARIVQTEVVGVDPVTMLTGPIPATEQVLEQADLDISDIDLFEVNEAFAAVVAAWLEETGASWEQVNVNGGAIAHGHPLGATGAMLTTKLAHELERTGQDRALSTMCIGFGQGIATILERV
- a CDS encoding class I adenylate-forming enzyme family protein, giving the protein MDLDDVRETARAGNAARLHDETARLHGDATAIEYHGTTLTHDELREESARFAGGLAALGVDPGDVLLQYLPNCPAYLIGALGAFKAGVAVSPVNPQYRRRELTYQLEDTDASAVLTHAALLPYLQEALEGIDWDPVVIGVGSTEEGVHMFSDVREEELFVERSDDDLALLPYTSGTTGKPKGVRLTHRNFRAQMFSVLSQTGELEDEDVRSLVWLPLYHITGFTHTAWQPLLRGGSVFLRSAANWDGDAAMELIEEEGITHYVGVTAMYVDMVNSENFGEYDLTSLESAGEGGAKMSVAIQEEFEAVAGVEMGEGYGLTETHGATHSQASSTFGLRHGTIGQPTRQTDCKIVDSAGEEVPPGEEGELIVRGPQVMDSYHNLPDATDAAFTENGYFRTGDIARRDAKNYYEIVDRKKHMINSAGYNIYPSELEELLSEHEAIAEGAVVGIPDERRNEVPKAFVVLAPDVEAGVDVTEEAIKDYFLERVAAYKHPRAVEFIDELPRTTSGKIQKYKLEE
- a CDS encoding class I adenylate-forming enzyme family protein → MNDLELVPAASLFEPPYDGNIAKLLDRAVAEQPEQIAIEHAGETVTYREFSRLVETYTRGLRGLGIEPDDRLCLYMPNGIAFSAVVWACVRGGIVASPLNPAYRRREIEYQVDHADAKAVVVAGEASEHVVDALGGLEAEIVSTSADADHTSLPSVAEGGDDGNGNLVERSDDDVLLQPYTSGTTGDPKGVLLTHRNFRVQIATSVSNYSASPIQGDSLIILPMYHITGLLQMLSSLCSGRTLHLLRPDQWDPERVLELIDEHDIPAFIGVATMFSDLLEAYDPEKHGLEALQRAGQGGDKLPKPVQEAFEERIGVTLSEGYGLTETTATTHTIRWSTLGNRPGSVGQPAGHTRSKIVDENDEPVGTGEEGELLIDGPQVMAGYYKNPEANEAVFTDDGYFRSGDIASRDDDNYYYIKGREKEMILTAGYNVYPREIEDTLYDHPGVLEAAVFGVPDERRGETVAAAVVPTNGASITDEEIEEYVLGELAPYKHPRYVEVRDELPKTGSGKVQKTVLREEFGREYVDE
- a CDS encoding MBL fold metallo-hydrolase codes for the protein MECSVEWPPGHVAAYLLTGAEPILVDAGMAGEQGRDELFEGLRSHGVDPDAIDHLLLTHPHTDHAGQVQTLRELGTPTVHAPGQTRDRFERDLETVEAATRRNLREAGVDERYIESSLERLLDAHRSHRDCLPLEAVDNWIEDEAPVTIGDRTFEPIYTPGHHAPHYCYATTLGEERVVFAGDMAIEPFRAIALHVNFDDGVRDGISAYLEALERLEGHSFDRVYPGHGPVHDRFDAVVDRSISDLETQLEDCLEVLEQAGDALTATGVALERTDSVRERARKMPEIVGSLATLEREGRVRSRLEEGVRYYEREYEHDEYEDEHV
- a CDS encoding 3-hydroxyacyl-CoA dehydrogenase family protein; this translates as MSRDTAAVVGGGIMGAGIAQVLARNGYDVRVREINEELAEEARERVISGNYGLDDAVSGGYLSEEEKAETLERITFTTDLAAATDGTDFVIEAVTENLAIKGQVFRDLDEVTDDQPLYSNTSGFSVTAIANAVSDPSRVAVTHFFNPVPVMDMVEIVRAPETDDAVVERAEELIDELDKTRVTIDDAPGTYGFIANRCHAAMREEAQQIVDEGIATEDQVDKALEDGYNLPVGPFSLRGIGEEWD
- a CDS encoding acyl-CoA dehydrogenase family protein, translated to MEYHDSEKAKEVAGRVEDFMEEVVLPREREALATGEQITMDEIHDFWDQAKERNLFAPQVSEEYGGQGLDFQDMLPSFEQVGRSLIGALAIRANAPQEGNMHTFEMVGTEAQKEEYLRPLVQGEIQTAFAMTEPKQGGGSDPKMLQSTAVKDGDEWVINGHKWWTSDGLNADYYLAMVRTDLDAHPYSGTSIILVPSEADGVEVVRNVPHLGGHGITERKGGHAEVKFDNVRVPVENTLGEENEGFQIAQMRLGGGRLTHCMRYSGMAERSLDVAKAYLAEREAFGTTLEEKQALRHRIADAETRLHAARCMVRHAARELDRSDARIEVAMAKMFTANVTNETIDLALQCCGGNGIGKDLPIAHFYENVRAFRIVDGADEVHRRSIARWAFEDIDETEVENALQFDEDLRIDALDE
- a CDS encoding enoyl-CoA hydratase/isomerase family protein — translated: MDDLDTVLVEYDSETGIGTLTMNRPDALNALNGQLRDDIIAGLQQLETANEDADGVALRAVVLEGAGEKAFCAGADIGGFSDESAGGSSGRTHYDFIRDFPTPVIAKIDGYCLGGGLETALACDFRLAAEGSTFGFPEVDLGIIPGAGGVQYVTKLAGPAVAKELAMRGNHISAERAADEGIINHVYDADSFDEDVDEFVTELAGQAPLAVQAVKKSAHMAVHSGLNEGLRYDSQVFAELLTTEDHAEGAAAFAEKRDAEFEGK
- a CDS encoding SDR family NAD(P)-dependent oxidoreductase; the encoded protein is MTTSQFSLEGETVVVTGSSSGLGKAMVERFAEDGANVVVTSRELDNVEPVASAINEGDADGRALALECDVRNRGSVDELVDQTVSEFGSLDVFINNAGASFQAPVAEISENGWKTIVDINLHGTFHGCQAAGEYMRDNGGGKIINIASVAGQRGSRQMSPYGAAKAAVINFTSSLAADWAEDDIWVNCIAPGLVATEGVKSQMGVDDDADAIDRSRADRTIGRPEEVADLAQFLASPASSYIVGETMTIKGTPRLE